Within the Sulfitobacter sp. JL08 genome, the region TCATTCGGAACTTCTGTCAGATATTCGACTGGATTGGGCGCTCAGACTTCTGGCGGACAAAACGAATGCTGTAGCCGAGATCGCAATGGAGTTGGGGTATGCACATGCTGGCGACTTCACGAGGTTTTTCAAAAGCCGGATGGGATGTTCTCCTACCGAGTATCGTTACAAAGTCTAATGGTGCATGGATGTTCCGTAATCTCATTTACACTCCAGTTCAAAAGTTGAAGGTCAGTGTCGCCTTTGGGCTCGGTGCAGTCATTCGACAATTCCAGATGAACTTCTGCTTCTAGGTGAGCCTTTGTCACCTCTGACCGGCGCTTACGAAAGTTGGCAACTTAAGCTTCAGTGTTGTGTTTGGCGGGAATGATTGTCAGGAAGGTCGCGTGTCCGTGCCAAATGGAAGCCACACCTATGAAATCAGTAGTCGAAGAAGACCTAACCATAGAAGGCAATTTAGAAGCAAAGGATGGTAGCGTCGAAGTCAAAGGCAAAGTGCTGGGTAATGTCACTGCCGCATCGGTCGAGTTACATCAGACCGGAAAATTAGATGGGAATCTCACCGCTGCCTCAGTTTCAATTGAAGGCAGCTATGAGGGTACCCTGAAATGTGATGAATTGCGGGTCGCCGCCACTTCAAAGATCAAGGGCGATATCTCCGCGAAAACTATGACAACGGAAGGTGGCGGTATATTTGTTGGCAAAGTCAATATAACAGGCCCTTGATGTAGGGTTACATGACAAAAAATTTGAGGCCGATTTGGGCTCGATGCAGTTATTCACCGAAATTTGGTGACTGTCTGCTGTGCAGCGCAAAGCAGTCCTTCATGGCTGCAAATTCGAATTTTGCTTTTGAACGACTGCTTTCACCGGCAGCGGACGTTCGCTGCAATCACAACGAATGTCTCAGTTGCGGATGGGGTGGATGGCTCCTGCAACATTCGGCGTCGCAATACGCCATCGTGCAGTTGTCATGAACTCCTTACGAGAGGAGCCACCCAATGCAAGTTACAACAATCGGCCGTGATTTGGCTATTCGATGCCGATGCCGATATCGAATGTAACTGGTTGCGCCCCGGAATTGACGATCTCGACCACGTGGTCGCCGGACTGCCAGAGTTGACCTTGATAAGGGGTGTCGGAAGAGATCAGGTCCAAAAGGAGCGAGCCGTCCGGGTTAAAAATCTTGTAGTCCAGCGCGCCGCCACGGGAACCAACGTCTATGCGCATGAACTGGCCGTCTGCCGCGCCAAGCACGTAGCTCACTGATGAATTTGGATTCAGAGTGCCGGACATAGCCGCGCCGCTGGTGCCTGCCGCGAACTGGACCCGCTGAGACCCTGATACGACTGGAGCAGCAGAAGCGCCCGCCATCGCGCCACCTCCGTCATCGGCCATGGTGCCTTCGCCACTGACCTGCCGGAAATCCGCGATTTCGGGGCCAGACCAGACGAGACACTCATAAACGCCGCCATTGGCATCACGCAGTCGAACCATAATGGCAGCTTCGGAAAACTCTTGGCCCAGTACTTCGCCACCCACGTTCCCGACGCGGCTGATGAGTTCGTCGATGCAAGCATTTGCTTCGTCGGATATATCGGCCACGGTTGGAGTTGCCATAATCGCCAAAGCCAAAAATGCAGAATTCAGTCGAATGTATTTCATCGCCCATCTCCTTGCCTTGAGCTGCTTGTACTCGGGCACAAAAGTTATGACGCAGAAGCGTCCCGAAGCTTTTGCAGTACTGCGTCGCATTCGCTTGCAGCACCGACAATCGTTTCGCCACTGCCTTCTGCGTCAGGTGTCAACTCCCTGAGATTGCTAACCGCGCGGTTGAAGACTTGATCGACCTGTTCTTCGGTCAAAAGCCCCTCTTGCTGCGCAGCGTTCGCAATGCCGCAAACGCCAGCCGAAAGACCCGTTGCAATACCTATTCCCGCGCCACTGCCAACGCCCATCATGCCGCCGCCAATACCGCCAACAACCAATCCGACAACAAATGTCAAAGTGGCTAATAGACCTTTGCCCATGAAAATTCCTCCGTAGCATTCCATTGTTTAATCACGAATTAGGAACAGCTTAAAACTTCTTTCGCAACACTTTTGTGATGAACGCTTCGGCTCGGTGCTGCCGTTCGCCGCAGGCTTCACCGATGTCGGCTGAGCGGGACGAAGCAGACCCTCGAACTGACCGGTCTCGTTGGCGCTGCCTGTCTCATGGCTGGGACAACAGCTGAATTGGCAGAAAGGCTACCGCCAACCGGCCCCAGAAGCCATCATCCCGATGGACCAAAAGCCAATCATGCACTAAGTTTCAATCTGGACCTCTCAAGTGGGGTCGTGACGTGCCGGCAGGGGCTAACGCTGCGAAGGCGCGTGCGCTTTACTGGGACTGGGCGCATGCAGAGGGGGCCGTATAATGGCAACGACGCATTTGATGACCGACGCAGAGGCTGACAAAGACCCTATCGTGAGGGCCGTCTTTGCCGATATCCGTGAAACCCGAGGTTCGGACTTTATCAACAACATCTGGCGCGCATTGGCCGCAGACCCGCAAGGTCTGAAACGCACATGGGACAACGTTAAATCCCTAATGGCGGTGCCCGGCGTGCTTGATGCGAAAACCCGCGAGATGATCTATATCGCGGTCTCCGTGGCCAATGGGTGCAGCTATTGCGTGCACTCCCACACGGCAGCGGCCAAAGCCAAAGGCATGAGCGAGGCCGAACACGGCGAGCTGATGCAGATCGTGGCCCTTGCGGCATCCACCAATCATCTAGTGACGGCACTGCAAGTACCCGTCGACCCCGAATTCAAAGTGAAATGATAGACCTGATAGGACCACCGACAGAGAGGAAAATACCATGTGTGATATTTGCGTAATGAATTCTGTGAAGAAAAAGATGCTATCGCGGCGCAGTTTTTTTAAGGCCAGCGGTGCAGGCGCATTTGCCGCCGTTGCGGGCGCGGCTATTGGCACCCCTGCCATGGCAGCGGGTCACGGCACGGTTGAGGACATGACCCACACCCTGCACGAAGACTTCCCAACGTATTTTGGCGAAAGCCAGTTTTCGCGGGAGCAAATTTTTAACTACGCGGAACATTCTTTTAATTTGCAGCAGTTCACGGTGAACGAGCATACAGGCACCCATATCGACGCGCCGCTGCACTTTTCGGAAGATGGCATGTCCGTTGATGAAATCCCCGTGTCCTCGCTGATTGCGCCTTTGTGCGTTGTCGATATTGCCGCGCGCGCCGCCGAAAACGCAGACGCGCAAGTCACGCCTGACGATCTGAAAGCATGGATCAAGGTCAACGGCGATATCCCGGACGGCGCTTGCGTGGCAATGCATTCGGGCTGGGGACCAAAGGTCGAGACCGACGGCTTCCGTAACTTTGACGGCGAAGCGCAGCATTATCCGGGGTTCCATATTGAAGCCACGCAGATGCTGCTAGAAACAGGTGCCGGATCCATTGCCGTGGATACACTGTCGCTGGATCACGGCATTTCGCCGGATTTTGCGACCCACTACGCGTGGCTGCCCGCAGGCCGCTTCGGGATCGAAAACCTCGCCAACCTCGACAAAGTCCCCGCCGCTGGTGCCACGTTGGTCATCGGCGCACCCAAGCACCGCGGCGGCACAGGTGGGCCGGCGCGTATTTTCGCGATGATCTAAAGCGTCAGAGCCACGGGTGAGCTGGATTGTACCCGTGGCTTTTATCTTGCGGCGCAATCTGAGATGTTCTGTTAACGCTGAATGCGCCTGAGTAGATTTTGCTGATTATCACAAAGCAACCGCAAATCTGCCATTCGTCCTGAACGCAGCATCATGTACATTGGGCTCGGACCAGACAATCGCCGCGATTTGCACCAATGGCGGCTTCGATTTTTATCTAGCCTTTCGTGAGGGAGACTTGATCGACGGTGCTATCGAAAATCCGGGGGGATGCTGGCTTCCCTGATTTCCCTGCTCGCCTACCACCTTTCCCTGTTCTTTCAATTTCTTTCCCTGATATCCGGATATTTTTTCCCTGCTAATTTGAGAACAGGGAAAAGCCCCATAACACGCTGTAAACAAATCAAGAATCTGGGTGAAAATCGTCAAAAACGAACCAAATCAGTCCGAATTTGCAGATTTTCCCTGTTATTTCCCTGCTAAACAGGGAAAATAGGCCCAAGACCGGTTCGGTCAGGACTGCGTCCACCACCACTCAGTCTCCCTAAAACCACCGACAGCACCAGCGCTCAGAGTAGTGGCTATATTTCAGTGGGTTGCAGTCAATCAGTGCGCCAGAGACCTCACAGATGGTCTATGATTTGAGCACTTTCGGGGCTATTTCAGAGAAAGTCTCAGCGGGGCAATTGCACGTGAGGTCTTGAGCCGTTCAAAGCGATCTCAAAGTTGAGCAAATCCGAGGACCTGACGTTGCTGTATCCAGTCCAACGGAAGTTCACGTAGATTGCGCAGTGTTTTCGCGTTGAGATGCTGCGGCTGGCGACCTTCCAGAATCGCCGCTGAGATGTCTGGTGCCAACCAGGCAAGCGGAAGGATGCGGCTGACAGACCCGCTGCGCAAACCTTCCCGTTCCGTGATCTGTTGAATGGACGAAGTCTCTCCATCAAGGAGCTCACCTGCCCACCGTCTCGCATCCGCAACCAGTGCTATGAGGTCCGGGTCCCTTTGCGCTGCACCTTTGGCTGCAATGACGATCGGCTTAGCGCGACCGTTCTGACGCTTTTGGAACGGAATTTCAAAGCCTGCCAGGATTGGCGTGTGGTCTGCATCTGACTCCACCATCTCAGCGATGTTCACCGAGACGGACAACCGGTCCTTCTGCGCATCAATTCGATCTATGATACTTGGTAAGTTTTTTGCTGTGACATGGCCATCCGATTCCTCCGTATCCGCCCGCCATTTGTCAGTTGCCCGTAAAATATCAGCGATCAGTATTGCATCTCTCTCGTGCCCCTTGATCTGATCCGCCAACCAACGGGGATCAGACAGGTGTTCTCTGAGGCCGTTGAGAACAACACGGTCGATCTCATCTGCGGGCAAACGCTCGATCCTAAATTTGTCGTCTGAACCGGACACTGCCGTGGTATAATACCAGTATCGTTTCGTCCGTGTCATTCCTTCCTGGCGCAAAGACTTGCTGGCGTAGGTCGTGCGCATTTGGCGGCCCCTGGAATCGAACAGCACCCCATCGAGGAGACGCCTTGCAGACCGGCGAGCCGCGCTGATCTTTTTGCCCCCATTATCCGCCAATTGGGCCTGAGTCAGCTGCCAAGTAGCGTCATCAATGATCGCCTCATGAAGCCCTTCATGCAGCTCTTCTTTGTGGCGGGTTTTGCCGATGTAGATCGGATTGCGCAGCATGTTGTAAAGCGCGCCGCGCGAGAAGGCTTTGCCGCCGCTCACACGC harbors:
- a CDS encoding carboxymuconolactone decarboxylase family protein produces the protein MATTHLMTDAEADKDPIVRAVFADIRETRGSDFINNIWRALAADPQGLKRTWDNVKSLMAVPGVLDAKTREMIYIAVSVANGCSYCVHSHTAAAKAKGMSEAEHGELMQIVALAASTNHLVTALQVPVDPEFKVK
- a CDS encoding recombinase family protein, with product MGGAVPMGYDVADKALVVIPDEATAIRTIFAEYLAAGSVRQLSARLDELGVVSKRRTNRHGRVSGGKAFSRGALYNMLRNPIYIGKTRHKEELHEGLHEAIIDDATWQLTQAQLADNGGKKISAARRSARRLLDGVLFDSRGRQMRTTYASKSLRQEGMTRTKRYWYYTTAVSGSDDKFRIERLPADEIDRVVLNGLREHLSDPRWLADQIKGHERDAILIADILRATDKWRADTEESDGHVTAKNLPSIIDRIDAQKDRLSVSVNIAEMVESDADHTPILAGFEIPFQKRQNGRAKPIVIAAKGAAQRDPDLIALVADARRWAGELLDGETSSIQQITEREGLRSGSVSRILPLAWLAPDISAAILEGRQPQHLNAKTLRNLRELPLDWIQQRQVLGFAQL
- a CDS encoding cyclase family protein, which produces MCDICVMNSVKKKMLSRRSFFKASGAGAFAAVAGAAIGTPAMAAGHGTVEDMTHTLHEDFPTYFGESQFSREQIFNYAEHSFNLQQFTVNEHTGTHIDAPLHFSEDGMSVDEIPVSSLIAPLCVVDIAARAAENADAQVTPDDLKAWIKVNGDIPDGACVAMHSGWGPKVETDGFRNFDGEAQHYPGFHIEATQMLLETGAGSIAVDTLSLDHGISPDFATHYAWLPAGRFGIENLANLDKVPAAGATLVIGAPKHRGGTGGPARIFAMI
- a CDS encoding bactofilin family protein; the protein is MKSVVEEDLTIEGNLEAKDGSVEVKGKVLGNVTAASVELHQTGKLDGNLTAASVSIEGSYEGTLKCDELRVAATSKIKGDISAKTMTTEGGGIFVGKVNITGP